AGTATATCGTGTAGGTGCAATTGCACATATTCATGAAAAAGTAAGCTTAAGAATATCaacaccagcattttttttaacaccagcatttttttttaagaacaaaagatTAGAAAACCCTACCTGTCATTTAGAAAAgttgaataaattatggtaaTTGATAAAAGAGAATACTATCACGTAGccagccccggggtgggggtgggggtggcaagaGACAGCTCACTGGACAGCATTACAGGACACACTTTAGGATGTTTCATTAAACCAAAataaagaggagaaaactgagtgTAATAAAGCACCATATGtatgaaaatgacaaaatgtgATGGATATAGATAAATCCCTATATGAGTAGAGTATAGCCAGTCTGCAAGGAATCCCAAAGAGCTGTATTCAGGTCAGAGTAACTCAGAGACTGGGAAAGTAacttggaaggaagggaggaggatgcAAGAAAGTGAGTAGAACACACCCTGGAGGGAACTGCCATTCTGGTGAGAATGGAGATAGTGGTCCTCTGGGTAAAGGCCCAGGGAGTCCATAGTCAAGCAATCtactttttgtttaaaagatagACATACATTTCATACAGCTTTAAATAAACATATGTTCAGactgatttccttctcttttcagcAAGATTGAGGTATAAATGTGAACTTTCAGCTCTCttttttattaagaagaaaaaaggaaaattatccaGTTTTTCTTCAATGGTGTTCTTTACATCCACTGTGATGTTGTCCTTTCTCAATACCACAGAACAATACAGCGGCACCAGGTGTGGTGCTTATTTACCAACAAAGTTAAGAAGAGAACTGGTTTATGGTTGACACTGACACTGGACTCATCCTGAGTGCTCAATAGGACAGAGTTAATGTCCTCTGATTATTCTTTTGTCTCTTCAAAGTTGGCTAGGTtgctatttaaagaaaattagttGCTCAAAGGTGATGCAACACACATCAGGATTAACAACAATAAATGCAATTTTCTAATGTTATTGAATTTGTTACTGGAGTGAGGAGGTGGTGCTCACCCCTGTGTTATGTGTGTGTAGTGAGAGAGctagtgagtgagtgagtgagtgagtgagtgtctgtgtgtgtcgAGAGGGCTTAGTTTGTTGTCATTCTTGACTTGGctctcccctccatccctcccctttCCCCGCCATGCCTGCAGTGCTGCTCCCTGGACCATAAGAAATGAACGACAACAATGACATCGAGGTGGAGAGCTATGAAGTGCAACCAAGGTTTCCATCTGCCGCTGACACACATTCTCATCATAATGCACGACACAAAAATAGGGCATACACGGAAGACAGCCTTCACAGTGTGTGGGACCCCCACCCCATCACTCTGAGGACAGCAGGCACAGGCCCATATCCTAGACAGATCCACAGACTATATTCAATGTTTGCAAAGGAAAAAGCACACACATCAGCAAGACATTGACGACCTCAAGGGGAAGAATGCTCCTCTGGAGCAGCGAGTCCATTCACTGGAAAAGGCAAGGTCAAGTGTCCAACTGCCAACCAACTACCCTTCCTTGGACAATAGTGTCTATACCAACGCCAAGGGCAGCACCATCTCTGCCTTCGATGGAGGCTCAGACTCTAGTTTGGAGTGAAAGCCCAAAAATCCCCAAAGCAGCAAGAAGCTCCCGAGGGGATGTCAGCACAAACTCTCAGTCTCCTCCACTGTCTCATCTGACTTTCACTTCATGCTCAGAACCCTCAGAAATATTTAAGGgactctttctttcccctctttctccctttttatttttaattttacttttacatcAAGCTCTTGGCCAACAGTTCTCATTTTCCTTCCCCACatctaccatttttaaaaaacgtttGCCTTCACGGATTCCCTGTTACTGCCAGGGATTTTTAAACCCAAACACCCCAGCTTGACAGCTTTTTCTGTGGAGGACAGATGACTGGCTGGACCTCTGAGCATAGAGTGTCCTGACCACCCACCAGCTCCTCCCGCCCTGCAGGCACATGGCCACAGGAGGACTCTTGCCCCTTCCGTCTTTCCCTCCCAGGCCATCCTCACCTTTGTTTAACAGACTTTGTAAATCTGTAGACTGCTCTACTTTAAGAAGATGACTGGATTGAAGTAATCAGaataatctcttttctttttaatgattttttttttctaaaaagccaTTTATCACTCCTGTTGAAGGACCAGATCCTTCAAGAAGTTTGTCGTATAAAGACAGGTGGGGATAGATTTGCAGCACAGAGACTTTGGCCTGTTTCACTTGTTCTTCTCTCAGGCAGCTTTAGGAAGGGCTGCATGATATGTGTGGTATGTGTGGGGGACAGTAGGCAGTAGTAAAGTGGCAGCttccaggggtggggtggtggagTGGGTGGGTGGGATAAGAAAGATGGATCGGGTAGGTAGAGGTTCTGTAATTGAGAGCCAGGAGTGAGGGAggctttaatatatatttcctgCTACTGAAATTTGAATCGGAGTGATCTGTCCCTTTTTCTGATGACGTTGGTACTGCAAAGCCATGAATTCATAAAGTAAtgatcatatctttaaaaaaatcatcactagTCATTGGTTCCTCTGATAAGATCGAATGTTGGAAAGCCTCTCTTTTTCAAAAGTTGCTTCCTTGCCATGAAAAACTGATTGCATTACTGACTTAAACTTTGAAGTGGTATTtgcttctatttatttgtttatttttaaagattttctttatttattcatgagagagacacagagagagagagagaggcacagacacaggcagagggagaagcaggctccacgcagggagcctgacgtgggactccatcctgggtctccaggatcacaccctgggccaaaggcaggcaccaaacagctgagccacccgggctgccctatttgctTCTATTTAGAGGTGGATGGGTAGCTTGAATTCTCAGTATCTCACTCAGcagtattttcttcatttgctccATGGATAGAGCATGAATCTTTTCATGGCCCACTTTTCTGTTGATCTCTACCTAATTCTTTCATCTATATcatccatagttttttttttttttttttttttaagattcatttatttattcattcagagagagcgaagagagaggcagagacacaggcagagggagaagcaggctccatgcaggaagcctgatgtgggactcgatcctgggtctccaggatcacaccccgggctgcaggcggcgctaaaccgctgcgccaccggggctgccccatagtttttttttttaaatcttgggaACAGCTAAAGGTAACACTTGTTGGATTGGCTGGACTGAATTTACCACCAGCATTCAGGGTGAGATGCTTAGGTTTGGCATACATGGCTTGACCTATTTTTGTGGATTTGGGTTCTAACGACAGCTTAGCTTTCAGATATTCCACACTATTATTTTGGTCCATGAGGTTTATGGGATGCTGCTGATGTTTCCCTATTCACTGCTGGGAGTAAGGATGGAAAAAGCATTTCTCTAGTTGTAGTCACTTGGTGTATCTTGGCGGAACACAGACGAAGACTTGGCTGGATGTTTGTTGTGGCAGGGTCAACACTCCCGCCTTTTGGAAATGGAGACTGGTTCTTGGGCTACATATTGTGCTGTGATGTGATCTTTACAGGTTCCCCCGCCCTGCACTACCCCTTCCCCAGCAGCCTCTCTGGTGTCTCTAGACCAGGTAAAGACCTCTTAGGCCCAGGGCCAGTAAGGAAAGAGAGTCATCATTGGTGGAACTCCAGATTAATCTCCCTTGCTGATTATATCAGGTCTAATTGGGTGCTTGAGGCACAACTCCCATTAAGTCCAGGAGAGGAATGGGCCTGCTAGGAATGCCTTCTGGTTCTGTTTTGGGTGTTGGGAAACACCTGGTCTTGGTCACCTTCTTCTTTTGATAAGAGGATGTAAGACACCTTGGTACTCTGTTCCTCTCATGCTGGGATCCCAAGCTAATTTTCTGTCTTCCTAAAAGTTTTCAGAGATCTCTTTTTGTTGTTCACTATTTCTAGGGTTTTTAGTTAGATTTAGCAGTGAGAAATGGGTATCTGTCACATTGTGCTGCACATGAGGTTTCAATAAGTGTTAAGCCACACAATAAGTTTCATGGTTTCTTTCTACGGATGATCCAGAGATTCCTCCCTTGAAATGTAATTGTATggagcattaaaaataaacttccaaaGATATTGGATATTATAGTGTTATTGACATTCCTTGTCTATAAAAGACCATATTCTAGGAAAGTCTGGAAATTCAAGGTTAGAGCTTGGTGAAGGTAAACAAAGATAAGTGTGGAACAGCCTGTCTGATTACTATCAAGAGAACAGCTATTGGGTTTCGTAACTCCCATAATTAAAATATACCTGTTTATCCTGAACCCCTAAGACAATTTCCTGATCAGGTGAATAGCATTGGCCTGAATATTATTTACATCACTATAAAGCCTGTATATTGTTGATCATATATAGGTgatcttttaacttttttctcttaattctttaaatatcataacttatttcttaatatttaactCAAGTTCTTAATCTCTTAATGAAAGAATAGTTCCATCTATCCATTTTTTCAAACAAGTAGACTACTCAATAAAGTAGGTAGTCAATTAATTACCAAAAGTGTTAATTTTATAATGAGCCCTGTTCACAGATCTCAAAGGAAATTATCCAGTATAAAAATAGGAGAAAGGTATGCTttgtttcaaaatgtttatttttgaggCAGCTGAAGACATTTTACTATTTTGCAAATGAgccagggttctttttttttttcatagtcagCTTTTCATCCTGTCATTTTTATCTACTTCAAGCAGAAGGTGCTAGTATTGTTTTACATAACACACCAGAAAGTTTAAGATAAATGTGATAGAGGAGGCTGACATAGATAGTTTCcaaaagaagaaactataaaGAGACTGGCTTCTGTGTGGAGTTACTGAAATAACAAAAGATACTAGgtgtgataataaaaaaatactaaaacgtgtctagaaattttaggattttttttatatttgaaccTAGACTATTATAAAACTGAATTGAGGAAACaccaatattaaaaaagaatttttaaaatagccctACAAAATGGCCTAAATCAAATTTGACAAATTTCATCTTATTCTCTTCATAATTAAATAACTCAATGACTACAGAGTCTTATAGTCTCTATTTTCCTTTAACTTCCCTATTTCTAGACAGATTTAACCTGGCATGTTCCATCATCAGGACTAATTCTCTTCAAATGTTGAGCTCATAAGATTTCAGAAAAGGGGAAGTGAATTCATATTTAATGATCATCTACTATGTACCAAGAGATTGAACTCACCATTTTGTATCTCCtactcctttattattattgttcacGATTTATAGATGACGACAATGAGTTTCAGAGGTCAAACAATTACCCTTGGACCTCACAACTCAAAGTAGAGAATGAAAATCTAGTTCAATTTCCAAGACCATGCTTTTTCCATTAAACCATACTATTTTCTATTATATCTGATCCTCAGATAACATCATTTACTTTCTTGGTCCTCAACATTATTTTCTAGCCCTATTAACTGTTAAGGAATACACAGTTAAGTATTTGGAGGAATTCCCCTGTTTATAAGCATTGTATATTCATAATAGAGTCTAAGATTAGTACATAGTTGTTTTCCATTTAGTTATCCAGttaacagacatttattaaacacctttTAAATCATGTTGGGGATACAACAGAAAACACATATGAGCTCCAATCCTACCATATTTCATTATGTACTATCAAAGGTAAATTAATCAACAAATAATGATATTATTGAAGAAAAGCTCTAATTAAGAGATATAAGAAATGTTATTTGAgcaccaagaaaagaaaaaactaattaTTAATTATCAgtatatgcataagatgttatgGAGAAGATGACTCTTGGCTTGAGCTTTGAAAGATGAGTATGTACAGTATATAGGGAAAGGATgatccaggcagagggggaaacacaAGCAAAGTTACCAGAAACTAAATTACAGACGTATTCCAGATACAGAAAATGACTAGTTGCTCCTAGGGCTGGAAAAGCATGAGAGAAtgtgaaaggagagaaactggGAGATAAATCATGAACAGACTGTAAAGGgtttcctgtacctggtgaattATGATGATTTTACATGAAGattttgaaggattttaagcagaacAATATTATAATCATATGCACAGCTCACATATGTCTTATACATAGTAGCTCACATCCTAAGTGTGTTGATATCTGGATCATTGCAATGCAGTTGTTATACCTACAATGAGTTAgcaaatgttttcctttatgaaATAAATGAGTGAGGTGGTAAGATTATCCCTTTAAGTCTTCTTCTCTCATTCATATACTCAGATACTCTTTCTCACGtaggagaaaaagagattagATTTAACTAGGCGTTGCACATGACTAGCATTGTGTTTTATCAAATCAACATTATTATTTGGAATCCCAAACAATGTGTCTCCTACG
This sequence is a window from Canis aureus isolate CA01 chromosome 2, VMU_Caureus_v.1.0, whole genome shotgun sequence. Protein-coding genes within it:
- the LOC144290069 gene encoding protein max-like, with amino-acid sequence MNDNNDIEVESYEVQPRFPSAQAQAHILDRSTDYIQCLQRKKHTHQQDIDDLKGKNAPLEQRVHSLEKARSSVQLPTNYPSLDNSVYTNAKGSTISAFDGGSDSSLE